The following proteins are encoded in a genomic region of Catenulispora sp. GP43:
- a CDS encoding ABC transporter ATP-binding protein — translation MTGTAIEIRDVTKRFLTPKGEVFTAIRDVTFTVEPGQFCAVVGPTGCGKSTTLSLVSGLDRPSEGSVWVGGKEVEGITDGVGFMFQADALLPWKTVLQNVALGLIFRKVGKKEAVERARDWIRRVGLAGFEDRYPHQLSGGMRKRVAMAAAWITEPRVLLMDEPFGALDVQTKAIMSNELTQLWEVSRPSVLFITHDLEEAIALADRVVVMTSSPGGVKQVFDIDIPRPRGSVQEIRFGARFLELHHEIWATLRDEVERAYARTAGV, via the coding sequence ATGACAGGCACCGCGATCGAGATCAGGGACGTCACCAAACGGTTCCTCACGCCCAAGGGCGAGGTGTTCACCGCGATCCGGGACGTGACGTTCACCGTCGAACCGGGCCAGTTCTGCGCCGTCGTGGGACCCACCGGCTGCGGCAAGTCCACGACCCTGTCGCTGGTCTCCGGACTGGACCGGCCCAGCGAGGGCTCGGTCTGGGTCGGCGGCAAGGAGGTCGAGGGGATCACCGACGGCGTCGGGTTCATGTTCCAGGCCGACGCCCTGCTGCCGTGGAAGACGGTGCTGCAGAACGTCGCCCTGGGCCTGATCTTCCGCAAGGTCGGCAAGAAGGAGGCCGTCGAGCGGGCCCGGGACTGGATCCGCCGGGTCGGCCTGGCCGGCTTCGAGGACCGCTACCCGCACCAGCTCTCCGGCGGCATGCGCAAGCGCGTGGCGATGGCCGCGGCGTGGATCACCGAGCCCCGGGTGCTGCTGATGGACGAGCCCTTCGGCGCCCTGGACGTGCAGACCAAGGCGATCATGTCGAACGAGCTGACCCAGCTGTGGGAGGTATCCCGGCCCTCGGTGCTGTTCATCACGCACGACCTGGAGGAGGCCATCGCGCTGGCCGACCGGGTGGTCGTCATGACGTCCTCGCCGGGCGGTGTGAAGCAGGTCTTCGACATCGACATCCCGCGGCCGCGCGGCTCCGTGCAGGAGATCCGCTTCGGCGCCCGCTTCCTGGAACTGCACCACGAGATCTGGGCCACGCTGCGCGACGAGGTCGAGCGCGCCTACGCCCGCACGGCAGGAGTCTGA
- a CDS encoding alpha/beta fold hydrolase has translation MSEPTPDLTPDLTVSFFTTGDGVRLAYRELGEGRPLVLLHGAMGDGTLWIRHGQAEALVGRGFRVLLPDFRGHGSSAKPRDAAAYPADILTDDTLAFLDHLGLHQPQDYDLGGYSLGARIVVRMLVRGATPGRAVVAGQGMRQVLGISGGAGTMLQRIVDATEPLDPDSQEGRFAAWMRANGDDPAVLMLALDSLVATPAEELVRVQVPTLVAMGTEDERAVSVDELVAALPRAMKATMPGDHGRAASAPEFVAAMVDFLDAER, from the coding sequence ATGTCCGAGCCCACGCCCGATCTCACGCCCGACCTCACAGTGTCCTTCTTCACCACCGGCGACGGAGTTCGTCTCGCCTACCGCGAGCTGGGCGAAGGCAGACCCCTGGTCCTGCTGCACGGTGCCATGGGCGACGGGACACTGTGGATCCGGCACGGTCAGGCCGAAGCGCTCGTAGGCCGTGGCTTCCGTGTACTGCTGCCGGACTTCCGCGGCCACGGCAGCAGCGCCAAGCCTCGGGACGCCGCCGCCTACCCCGCCGACATCCTGACCGACGACACCCTGGCGTTCCTGGACCACCTCGGGCTCCACCAGCCGCAGGACTACGACCTCGGCGGCTACTCGCTCGGCGCCCGCATCGTGGTGCGCATGCTGGTGCGCGGCGCGACGCCGGGCCGGGCGGTGGTCGCCGGCCAGGGGATGCGGCAGGTGCTCGGCATCAGCGGCGGGGCGGGCACGATGTTGCAGCGGATCGTCGATGCGACGGAGCCGCTGGACCCGGACTCGCAGGAGGGCCGGTTCGCGGCGTGGATGCGCGCGAACGGCGACGACCCGGCGGTCCTGATGCTGGCGCTGGATTCGCTGGTGGCCACGCCGGCGGAGGAACTGGTCCGCGTGCAGGTGCCGACGCTGGTCGCGATGGGCACCGAGGACGAGCGCGCGGTGTCGGTCGACGAGCTGGTCGCGGCCCTGCCGCGGGCCATGAAGGCGACGATGCCCGGGGACCACGGCAGGGCGGCTTCGGCGCCGGAGTTCGTGGCGGCGATGGTGGATTTCCTCGACGCGGAGCGGTGA
- a CDS encoding ABC transporter permease — protein MSDDKLSATVTRPAHEEVLAAGQQALDERTRAATVAFRRRKARIWGARLLLAVVIIGGWQWFTSVGWVDPFFYAQPSGIWNRLWDYFQNGTEFGSYPAQIETTMQEALYGFLIGTGVGVVMGVGLGMNRFLAQVLDPYIKIVNAIPRIVLGSIFIVAFGVGMTPKVLLAAVLVFFIVFFNAFQGVREVDRNVLNNAKVLGASRRQTIRHVIIPSALTWIIASLHSAFGFAIVGAVVGEVLGAQQGLGLLIKSAQGNFDPYGVFANMFVIAALVLIVEFVIERLERRLLAWRPKVQSETVLV, from the coding sequence ATGAGTGACGACAAGCTTTCGGCAACGGTGACCCGCCCCGCCCACGAGGAGGTCCTGGCCGCCGGCCAGCAGGCCCTGGACGAGCGCACCCGCGCGGCCACCGTGGCCTTCCGCCGCCGCAAGGCCAGGATCTGGGGCGCGCGCCTGCTGCTGGCCGTGGTCATCATCGGCGGCTGGCAGTGGTTCACCTCGGTGGGCTGGGTCGACCCGTTCTTCTACGCGCAGCCCTCCGGCATCTGGAACCGGCTGTGGGACTACTTCCAGAACGGCACCGAGTTCGGCTCCTACCCGGCGCAGATCGAGACCACGATGCAGGAGGCGCTGTACGGCTTCCTGATCGGCACCGGCGTGGGCGTGGTCATGGGCGTGGGGCTGGGCATGAACCGGTTCCTGGCCCAGGTCCTGGACCCCTACATCAAGATCGTGAACGCCATCCCGCGCATCGTTCTGGGCTCGATCTTCATCGTCGCCTTCGGCGTCGGGATGACGCCCAAGGTGCTGCTGGCGGCGGTCCTGGTGTTCTTCATCGTGTTCTTCAACGCCTTCCAGGGCGTGCGCGAGGTGGACCGCAACGTGCTGAACAACGCCAAGGTGCTGGGCGCCAGCCGCCGGCAGACCATCCGGCACGTGATCATCCCCTCGGCGCTGACCTGGATCATCGCCTCCCTGCACAGCGCCTTCGGCTTCGCCATCGTCGGCGCGGTGGTCGGCGAGGTGCTGGGCGCCCAGCAGGGCCTGGGCCTGCTGATCAAGTCCGCGCAGGGCAACTTCGACCCCTACGGCGTGTTCGCGAACATGTTCGTGATCGCCGCCCTGGTGCTGATCGTCGAGTTCGTCATCGAACGGCTCGAACGCCGCCTGCTGGCCTGGCGGCCGAAGGTGCAGTCCGAGACCGTCCTGGTCTGA
- the pgk gene encoding phosphoglycerate kinase: MKTLDDLDVAGKKVLLRSDLNVPLDGDRITDDGRIRASVPTINALLAKGAKVIVAAHLGRPKGEPDPKYSLAPVAKRLGELLDVPVTFATDTVGDSAQAAVAAMPERSVVLLENVRFNAGETAKDDAARGAFADQLAALADVFVSDGFGAVHRKHASVYDIATRLPAGAGLLIQAEVEVLKKLTEDVARPYAVVLGGSKVSDKLAVIANLLEKADSILVGGGMVFTFLKAQGFEVGRSLLEEDQIDTVKGYLRRAAERGVEFVLPIDIIAATEFSASADHEVVSASAIPADRLGLDIGPESGKLFANKLSTAKTVFWNGPMGVFEMEPYAGGTRAVAQGLIDSDAFTVVGGGDSAAAVRTLGFDESSFGHISTGGGASLEYLEGKTLPGLAVLEEGK, encoded by the coding sequence ATGAAGACCCTCGACGACCTCGACGTCGCCGGCAAGAAGGTCCTGCTGCGCTCGGACCTGAACGTCCCGCTGGACGGGGACCGTATCACCGACGACGGCCGCATCCGCGCCTCGGTCCCGACCATCAACGCGCTGCTCGCCAAGGGCGCCAAGGTGATCGTCGCGGCGCACCTGGGCCGCCCGAAGGGCGAGCCGGACCCCAAGTACAGCCTGGCCCCGGTGGCCAAGCGGCTCGGCGAGCTGCTGGACGTCCCGGTGACCTTCGCCACCGACACCGTCGGGGACTCGGCGCAGGCGGCCGTGGCCGCGATGCCGGAGCGCTCGGTGGTGCTACTGGAGAACGTCCGCTTCAACGCCGGCGAGACGGCCAAGGACGACGCCGCGCGCGGCGCGTTCGCCGACCAGCTCGCGGCCCTGGCCGACGTCTTCGTCTCCGACGGCTTCGGCGCCGTGCACCGCAAGCACGCCTCGGTCTACGACATCGCCACCCGGCTCCCGGCCGGCGCCGGCCTGCTGATCCAGGCCGAGGTCGAGGTCCTGAAGAAGCTCACCGAGGACGTCGCGCGCCCTTACGCGGTGGTCCTGGGCGGCTCGAAGGTCTCCGACAAGCTCGCGGTCATCGCGAACCTGCTGGAGAAGGCCGACAGCATCCTGGTCGGCGGCGGGATGGTCTTCACCTTCCTCAAGGCCCAGGGCTTCGAGGTCGGCCGGTCGCTGCTGGAGGAGGACCAGATCGACACGGTGAAGGGCTACCTGCGGCGCGCCGCCGAGCGCGGTGTGGAGTTCGTGCTCCCGATCGACATCATCGCCGCCACGGAGTTCTCCGCGAGCGCCGACCACGAGGTGGTCTCGGCCTCGGCGATCCCGGCCGACCGGCTGGGCCTGGACATCGGCCCGGAGTCCGGGAAGCTGTTCGCCAACAAGCTCTCCACCGCCAAGACCGTCTTCTGGAACGGTCCTATGGGCGTGTTCGAGATGGAGCCCTACGCCGGCGGCACCCGCGCCGTCGCGCAGGGCCTGATCGACTCCGACGCGTTCACCGTGGTCGGCGGCGGCGACTCGGCGGCGGCGGTGCGCACGCTGGGCTTCGACGAGTCCTCGTTCGGCCACATCTCCACCGGCGGCGGCGCGAGCCTGGAGTACCTGGAGGGCAAGACCCTGCCGGGTCTGGCCGTTCTCGAGGAAGGGAAGTAG
- the gap gene encoding type I glyceraldehyde-3-phosphate dehydrogenase translates to MTVRVGINGFGRIGRNFFHAIVASGADVEVVGINDLAAAPILAHFLKYDSILGRFDGTIEAADGQLIVNGKAIKVLSERDPAALPWKELGADVVVESTGLFTNADDARKHIEAGAKKVIISAPATNEDVTVVMGVNQDKYDAASHHVISNASCTTNCLAPLVKVLLDEFGIERGYMTTTHAYTTEQQLLDQIALTRKGTIDLRRARSAPQSIIPTSTGAAKAIGLVIPEVKGKLDGFAMRVPVPTGSVTDLTVDLGRETTKEEINAAFKAAAENGPLKGFLKYTEDEIVSRDIVTDPSSCIFDSKLTMANGNQVKVVGWYDNEWGYSNRLVDLVAYVGASL, encoded by the coding sequence GTGACCGTCCGGGTAGGCATCAACGGATTCGGCCGCATCGGCCGCAACTTCTTCCACGCGATCGTCGCCTCCGGCGCTGACGTCGAGGTCGTGGGGATCAACGACCTCGCTGCCGCCCCGATCCTGGCGCACTTCCTGAAGTACGACTCGATCCTGGGCCGCTTCGACGGCACCATCGAGGCCGCCGACGGCCAGCTGATCGTCAACGGCAAGGCCATCAAGGTGCTCTCCGAGCGCGACCCCGCGGCGCTGCCGTGGAAGGAGCTCGGCGCGGACGTGGTCGTGGAGTCCACCGGCCTGTTCACCAACGCCGACGACGCGCGCAAGCACATCGAGGCCGGCGCCAAGAAGGTCATCATCTCCGCCCCGGCCACCAATGAGGACGTCACCGTCGTCATGGGTGTGAACCAGGACAAGTACGACGCGGCGAGCCACCACGTGATCTCCAACGCGTCCTGCACCACCAACTGCCTGGCCCCGCTGGTGAAGGTCCTGCTCGACGAGTTCGGCATCGAGCGCGGCTACATGACCACCACGCACGCCTACACCACCGAGCAGCAGCTGCTCGACCAGATCGCGCTGACCCGCAAGGGCACCATCGACCTGCGCCGCGCCCGCAGCGCCCCGCAGTCGATCATCCCGACCTCGACCGGCGCGGCCAAGGCCATCGGCCTGGTGATCCCGGAGGTCAAGGGCAAGCTCGACGGCTTCGCGATGCGCGTGCCGGTCCCCACCGGCTCGGTCACCGACCTGACCGTGGACCTGGGCCGGGAGACCACCAAGGAAGAGATCAACGCGGCGTTCAAGGCCGCCGCCGAGAACGGCCCGCTCAAGGGCTTCCTGAAGTACACCGAGGACGAGATCGTCTCCCGCGACATCGTCACCGACCCCAGCAGCTGCATCTTCGACAGCAAGCTGACGATGGCCAACGGCAACCAGGTCAAGGTCGTCGGCTGGTACGACAACGAGTGGGGCTACTCCAACCGCCTCGTCGACCTCGTCGCCTACGTCGGCGCCTCGCTGTAG
- a CDS encoding MerR family DNA-binding transcriptional regulator — protein MNDEYTVGVAADMTGMSVRTLHYYDHIGLAGNWAWTSATSRRSSPPRTPPTRTTCGANAT, from the coding sequence ATGAACGACGAGTACACGGTGGGCGTCGCGGCGGACATGACCGGCATGTCGGTGCGCACGCTGCACTACTACGACCACATCGGACTGGCCGGGAACTGGGCCTGGACCTCGGCGACATCGCGGAGATCCTCGCCGCCCCGGACGCCTCCGACGAGGACCACCTGCGGCGCAAACGCGACCTGA
- a CDS encoding ATP-binding protein, producing the protein MRRGSGRRLSSQIFVSQVSILLAVVLVGFALFAIQERRQVDRQYMDEDLQIAQTVADTPSVKTCIAFPSLDCDGTLQDIAHRLQLDTGSDYVVIVDKSGIRHTHPDVGLRGKPIDEPLVTRPNVRIDHGAVGTSVNGRVPLYGPLGDQVGEVSVGRRVASVTAIFVGQLPVYAAWFGAALGVGALASYALAHRLKRRTFGLELDEIAKLLQEREAVLHGIREGMIAFDRAGRVTMVNDEARRLLGLPMFGGIGGHLEDVVPAGRLQDLLSGEIEGKDQVVLTDEYCLTVNRMPVRLAGKPHGAVVTLRDRTELSGLLRELDSVTSLTDALRAQQHEFSNRMHTVAGLLELGESDEALQYLTDLSGAESAFAESVRSRIAPTVLVGLILAKAAVAGERGVDLELAEDTWLGDTPDKVQALTTVLGNLIDNAFDAVSGPGVDPGKPGRVLVSIVEDDDGVTVRVADNGPGIPAGAAEHVFTDGFTTKPATGSMRRGLGLALVHRLVQRLGGSIAATEGPGAVFTVRLPKAAGDRDADPLLSAGGGTRSR; encoded by the coding sequence ATGCGACGTGGATCGGGACGACGGCTGAGCAGCCAGATCTTCGTCAGCCAGGTCTCGATCCTGCTGGCGGTGGTGCTGGTGGGTTTCGCGCTGTTCGCGATCCAGGAACGGCGGCAGGTGGACCGCCAGTACATGGACGAGGACCTGCAGATCGCCCAGACCGTGGCCGACACCCCCTCGGTCAAGACCTGCATCGCGTTCCCGTCGTTGGACTGCGACGGCACGCTGCAGGACATCGCCCATCGGCTGCAGCTCGACACCGGGTCCGACTACGTCGTCATCGTCGACAAGTCCGGGATCCGGCACACCCACCCGGACGTCGGCCTGAGAGGCAAGCCGATCGACGAGCCGCTGGTCACCCGGCCCAACGTGCGCATCGACCACGGGGCCGTGGGCACCTCGGTGAACGGCCGGGTGCCGCTGTACGGGCCGCTGGGCGACCAGGTCGGCGAGGTCTCGGTGGGCCGCAGGGTGGCCTCGGTGACCGCGATCTTCGTCGGCCAGCTCCCGGTGTACGCGGCCTGGTTCGGCGCCGCGCTCGGTGTCGGCGCCCTGGCCTCCTACGCCCTGGCCCACCGCCTGAAGCGCCGCACCTTCGGCCTGGAGCTCGACGAGATCGCCAAGCTGCTCCAGGAGCGTGAGGCGGTGCTGCACGGCATCCGCGAGGGCATGATCGCCTTCGACCGGGCCGGCCGGGTCACCATGGTCAACGACGAGGCGCGGCGGCTGCTGGGCCTGCCGATGTTCGGCGGCATCGGCGGCCACCTGGAGGACGTGGTCCCGGCCGGCCGGCTGCAGGACCTGCTCTCCGGCGAGATCGAGGGCAAGGACCAGGTGGTGCTCACCGACGAGTACTGCCTGACCGTGAACCGGATGCCGGTGCGGCTGGCCGGCAAGCCGCACGGCGCGGTGGTGACGCTGCGGGACCGCACCGAGCTGTCCGGGCTGCTGCGCGAGCTGGACAGCGTCACCAGCCTCACCGACGCGCTGCGGGCCCAGCAGCACGAGTTCTCCAACCGCATGCACACCGTCGCCGGCCTGCTGGAGCTCGGCGAGTCCGACGAGGCGCTGCAGTACCTGACCGACCTGTCCGGCGCCGAGTCGGCCTTCGCCGAGTCGGTGCGCTCACGGATCGCGCCGACGGTGCTGGTCGGGCTGATCCTGGCCAAGGCCGCGGTCGCCGGCGAGCGCGGGGTCGATCTGGAGCTGGCCGAGGACACCTGGCTCGGCGACACCCCGGACAAGGTGCAGGCGCTGACCACGGTGCTGGGCAACCTGATCGACAACGCCTTCGACGCGGTGTCCGGGCCCGGAGTGGATCCGGGCAAGCCCGGCCGGGTCCTGGTCTCGATCGTCGAGGACGACGACGGCGTCACGGTCCGGGTCGCCGACAACGGCCCCGGCATCCCGGCCGGTGCCGCCGAGCACGTCTTCACCGACGGCTTCACCACCAAGCCGGCTACGGGATCGATGCGAAGAGGTCTCGGTTTGGCCCTGGTCCACCGTCTGGTGCAGCGGCTCGGCGGTAGCATCGCGGCGACCGAGGGGCCCGGCGCGGTGTTCACCGTGCGGCTGCCCAAGGCCGCCGGGGACCGGGACGCCGACCCGCTGCTGAGCGCCGGAGGAGGCACGAGATCACGATGA
- the secG gene encoding preprotein translocase subunit SecG: protein MTLYQWIVSGILVATSLLLIMSVLLHKGKGGGLSDMFGGGVSGGLQGSSVVERNLDRISVILSSIWITCIVALALMYKHNF from the coding sequence GTGACTCTTTACCAGTGGATCGTCTCAGGCATCCTGGTCGCGACCAGCCTGCTCCTCATCATGTCGGTGCTTCTGCACAAGGGTAAGGGCGGTGGCCTGTCCGACATGTTCGGCGGCGGCGTGTCCGGCGGCCTGCAGGGCTCCTCGGTGGTGGAGCGGAACCTGGACCGGATCAGTGTGATCCTGTCGTCGATCTGGATCACGTGCATCGTCGCCCTGGCGCTGATGTACAAGCACAACTTCTAG
- a CDS encoding ABC transporter substrate-binding protein, whose translation MSATKKILITAAAGVLSLTALSACSSSKSSSASASSGGGKTTQHVTLMVGGIDKQIYLPYKLADQLGFYKKHNVDVTLSTEQDGGVGAEDAMVSGQVDMAGAWYNHAIDFQMKHKNVEDVVQLSGAPGEREMCATKANVHSGADFAGKTMGVTDLGSGTDTLTQLLAAQAGIAKDKFSRTGVGAGSTALAALKNGSISCVMTTQPTVTAIEKENLGYSAIDLATTDGANKALGGAWPAAGVLARTDWVNQHPEAVQDVVDALVDTMHWINTHSATDIANALPASYTSNATITKADYITALNMDKGQFLPDGIMPAGGPKVVLATEKLIGNADDSINLGTTFTNTYAIKANQEDGFTTTTTPAGPTG comes from the coding sequence GTGTCCGCAACGAAGAAGATACTGATCACGGCCGCCGCCGGCGTCCTGAGCCTGACCGCCCTGAGCGCCTGCTCGTCCTCGAAGAGCTCCTCCGCCTCGGCCTCCTCCGGCGGCGGGAAGACCACGCAGCACGTCACGCTGATGGTCGGCGGCATCGACAAGCAGATCTACCTGCCGTACAAGCTGGCCGACCAGCTGGGCTTCTACAAGAAGCACAACGTCGACGTCACCTTGAGCACCGAGCAGGACGGCGGCGTCGGCGCCGAGGACGCCATGGTCTCCGGCCAGGTGGACATGGCCGGCGCCTGGTACAACCACGCGATCGACTTCCAGATGAAGCACAAGAACGTCGAGGACGTGGTGCAGCTGTCCGGCGCGCCGGGCGAGCGCGAGATGTGCGCGACCAAGGCGAACGTCCACAGCGGCGCGGACTTCGCGGGCAAGACGATGGGCGTCACCGACCTCGGCTCGGGCACCGACACCCTGACCCAGCTGCTGGCCGCGCAGGCCGGCATCGCCAAGGACAAGTTCAGCCGCACCGGCGTCGGCGCCGGCTCCACGGCCCTGGCGGCGCTGAAGAACGGCTCCATCTCCTGCGTCATGACGACCCAGCCGACCGTCACCGCCATCGAGAAGGAGAACCTCGGCTACTCCGCGATCGACCTGGCCACCACCGACGGCGCCAACAAGGCCCTGGGCGGCGCGTGGCCCGCCGCCGGCGTCCTGGCCCGCACCGACTGGGTCAACCAGCACCCCGAAGCGGTGCAGGACGTGGTGGACGCGCTGGTGGACACCATGCACTGGATCAACACGCACTCCGCGACCGACATCGCCAACGCGCTGCCGGCGTCGTACACGAGCAACGCGACCATCACCAAGGCCGACTACATCACGGCCCTGAACATGGACAAGGGGCAGTTCCTGCCCGACGGCATCATGCCGGCCGGCGGTCCGAAGGTGGTCCTGGCCACCGAGAAGCTGATCGGCAACGCCGACGACTCGATCAACCTGGGCACCACGTTCACCAACACGTACGCGATCAAGGCCAACCAGGAGGACGGCTTCACGACGACCACGACGCCGGCGGGGCCCACCGGCTGA
- a CDS encoding SGNH/GDSL hydrolase family protein, whose protein sequence is MVRTPIRRTAVFSAALALAAATAALVTAPAQASTSAGASAAGFHKYVALGDSYTAVGDLLKPADGPLGCFRSTVNFPHDLAASLHVADFVDASCGGAVTADMTGPQSVIGGTNPAQFDALTPDTDLVTVGIGGNDIGFGDIVTTCGELSLDVFGNPCRQHFTVGGTDQLAARIDALAPTIDAVIAGIHQRAPHATVVVVGYLPVLPAAWGCWPSMPVALGDVPWLHGIEQKLNDMLAERAAADGALSVNPNGVTGRDACQLPWTRWVEPVIPAQPAAPVHPNPAGQNAVAAMIKSRLGL, encoded by the coding sequence ATGGTGCGCACACCGATCCGCCGGACAGCCGTCTTCTCCGCCGCGCTCGCCCTCGCCGCCGCCACGGCCGCGCTGGTCACGGCCCCGGCGCAGGCCAGCACCAGTGCCGGTGCCAGTGCCGCCGGCTTCCACAAGTACGTCGCGCTCGGCGACTCCTACACCGCCGTCGGCGATCTGCTCAAGCCGGCCGACGGACCGCTGGGGTGCTTTCGCAGCACCGTGAACTTCCCGCACGACCTCGCCGCCTCGCTGCACGTCGCAGACTTCGTCGACGCCTCCTGCGGCGGCGCGGTCACCGCGGACATGACCGGCCCGCAGTCCGTCATCGGCGGCACCAACCCCGCGCAGTTCGACGCGCTGACCCCGGACACCGATCTGGTGACCGTCGGCATCGGCGGCAACGACATCGGCTTCGGCGACATCGTGACCACCTGCGGCGAGCTGTCGCTCGACGTCTTCGGCAACCCCTGCCGGCAGCACTTCACCGTCGGCGGGACCGACCAGCTGGCGGCCCGGATCGACGCCCTGGCGCCGACGATCGACGCGGTGATCGCCGGCATCCACCAGCGGGCCCCGCACGCGACCGTCGTGGTGGTCGGCTACCTGCCGGTGCTGCCCGCCGCCTGGGGATGCTGGCCGTCGATGCCGGTGGCGCTCGGGGACGTGCCGTGGCTGCACGGGATCGAGCAGAAGCTGAACGACATGCTCGCCGAGCGGGCCGCCGCCGACGGCGCGCTGAGCGTGAACCCCAACGGCGTCACCGGGCGTGACGCCTGCCAGCTGCCGTGGACCCGCTGGGTGGAGCCGGTGATCCCGGCCCAGCCGGCCGCGCCCGTGCATCCGAACCCGGCGGGGCAGAATGCGGTCGCGGCGATGATCAAGAGTCGGCTCGGGCTTTAG
- a CDS encoding response regulator, whose protein sequence is MSAAATVLVVDDDYRVAKIHAAYVERTPGFTVCGQAHSAAQALDLVAALRPDLVLMDVYLPDGDGLAVIRKLLEAPESAASGPHPDFVVITAARDVNTVRTAMQLGAVHYLVKPFGYPAMAEKLTSYLDLRRRMRSMDDADADADQADVDELFGLLRGQPALPALPAKGHSAPTLELVRTAVRAAGGDVSASEVAERVGISRPTAQRYLSYLTRHGVVRLQLRYGATGRPEHRYSALG, encoded by the coding sequence ATGAGCGCCGCCGCCACCGTCCTGGTCGTCGACGACGACTACCGGGTCGCCAAAATCCACGCCGCCTACGTCGAGCGCACCCCGGGCTTCACGGTCTGCGGCCAGGCGCACTCCGCGGCCCAGGCCCTGGACCTGGTCGCCGCCCTGCGCCCCGATCTGGTCCTGATGGACGTCTACCTGCCCGACGGCGACGGCCTGGCCGTGATCCGCAAGCTGCTGGAGGCGCCGGAGTCGGCGGCGTCCGGCCCGCACCCGGACTTCGTGGTGATCACCGCGGCCCGCGACGTGAACACCGTCCGCACCGCGATGCAGCTCGGCGCGGTGCACTACCTGGTGAAGCCGTTCGGCTACCCGGCGATGGCCGAGAAGCTGACCTCCTACCTGGACCTGCGCCGCCGGATGCGGAGCATGGACGACGCCGACGCGGACGCCGACCAGGCGGACGTGGACGAGCTGTTCGGCCTGCTGCGCGGCCAGCCGGCGCTGCCGGCCCTGCCGGCCAAGGGGCACTCGGCGCCGACGCTGGAGCTGGTGCGCACCGCGGTGCGGGCCGCCGGCGGGGACGTCTCGGCCTCGGAGGTGGCCGAGCGGGTCGGGATCTCGCGGCCGACGGCGCAGCGGTATCTCAGCTATCTGACACGGCACGGGGTGGTGCGGCTGCAGCTGCGGTACGGGGCCACGGGGCGGCCGGAGCACCGGTACTCCGCGCTGGGGTGA
- the tpiA gene encoding triose-phosphate isomerase: MADRKPLMAGNWKMNLNHFEAMKHVQELAFSLNDKDFDAVDVAVLVPFTDLRSVQTLVQGDKLRIQYGAQDVSEHASGAYTGDISAAMLAKLDCQYVVVGHSERRQYHCETDALVAAKAVAARKHGITPIVCVGEHLDVRKEGAHVAHCVEQTRGSLAGLSAEQVQASVIAYEPVWAIGTGEVATPEDAQEVCAAIRVELGTLFDESVAQNTRILYGGSVKGANAAELMAQPDIDGALVGGASLDAADFTRIVRFRDSAVAAG; this comes from the coding sequence ATGGCAGATCGTAAGCCGCTTATGGCCGGCAACTGGAAGATGAACCTCAATCACTTCGAGGCCATGAAGCACGTCCAGGAGCTGGCGTTCTCCTTGAACGACAAGGACTTCGACGCGGTCGACGTGGCGGTCCTGGTGCCGTTCACCGACCTGCGCTCGGTCCAGACCCTGGTGCAGGGCGACAAACTGCGGATCCAGTACGGAGCGCAGGACGTTTCCGAGCACGCCTCCGGCGCCTACACCGGCGACATCTCCGCGGCGATGCTGGCCAAGCTGGACTGCCAGTACGTGGTGGTCGGCCACTCCGAGCGCCGCCAGTACCACTGCGAGACCGACGCGCTGGTCGCGGCCAAGGCGGTGGCGGCGCGTAAGCACGGGATCACGCCGATCGTCTGCGTCGGGGAGCACCTGGACGTCCGCAAGGAGGGCGCGCACGTCGCGCACTGCGTGGAGCAGACCCGCGGCTCGCTGGCGGGCCTTTCCGCCGAGCAGGTCCAGGCCTCGGTCATCGCCTACGAGCCGGTCTGGGCGATCGGCACCGGCGAGGTCGCGACCCCGGAGGACGCCCAGGAGGTGTGCGCCGCGATCCGCGTCGAGCTGGGCACGCTGTTCGACGAGAGCGTGGCGCAGAACACCCGGATCCTGTACGGCGGCTCGGTGAAGGGCGCCAACGCCGCCGAGCTGATGGCGCAGCCCGACATCGACGGCGCGCTGGTCGGCGGGGCCTCCCTGGACGCCGCGGACTTCACGCGGATCGTGCGTTTCCGCGATTCCGCTGTCGCCGCTGGCTGA